Genomic window (Dyadobacter fanqingshengii):
CACCTTGGAATTCTCCATTCCTTCCTTACGGATTTTGGCGAGGGCGGCTTGTTCGATCTCCTGCGCCAGCAGAAGCCCTGGACAAAACAGGAGTGAGTAAAAGATCTTTTTCATAGGAGAAGATATTTTTCTATTCAATTTCTATCAAAGAAGATTCTTTATGCTTTGATCTCTTTTCTTGCAATCAGATAGTAAACTGGAATGCCCAGCAGCACAATGATCAGCCCAGGCCATGTGTATTCTGGTTTGTAAATGATCAGCAAAACACAGAAGGCAACGCCCATGATGATATAAATGATCGGCAAAAATGGATAGCCAAATGCTTTATAAGGCCTTTCCGCATCCGGTCTTTTTTTCCTTAGAATAAAAATCCCAACAATGGTCAGCATATAAAACACAACTACCACAAATGAGATCATATCCAGGAGATTACCATACTTTCCGCTCAATGCCCAGAGTGACGCAATGACACATTGAATCCAAAGCCCAAATTCGGGAACAGAATTCTTGTTAAGCTGCCCTACTTTGCTAAAAAACAGACCGTCTTTGGCCATAGAATAATAAACCCGCGCGCCTGACATGATCAATCCGTTGTTACAGCCAAATGTTGAAATCATGATCATCACCGCGATAATGATCGTTCCAGAATTGCCAAAAATTACTTGTGAAGCGCTTACCGCAACGCGATCTTTATCAGCAGCCGCAATTTCCTGCAAAGACAACACGCCGGTGTACATAACATTGGTTAGCAAATAAATCACCGTCACAATGATGGTTCCTAATGCAAGGCTGAGTCCAATGTTACGCTGTGGATTTTTGATTTCTCCTGCGATGAAAGTTACATTATTCCAGGAATCGCTACTGAAAATAGAGCCGACCATGGATGCAGCGATGGCGCCGAAAGCGGCGATTGTGGTGTAAGAGGCAATACTCCCGTCGACATTCAGTTTATGCATATCCCACATGGTCGCTGAGTCCCAGTTGGCAGCCCAGATCTCCGGTTTCATGAAAATTAAACCAAAAACGATCAAGCCTAGCAAGCTTAATAACTTGGTGAGCGTGAATGTGGTCTGGATAATTTTGCCGCTGTTGACGCCGCGTGTATTGATGAACGTTAACAGCACAATGACGACAATGGACAATAACTGGGCGGGGGTTATTTGTAAAAAACCGAGATCTAGTGCGACAATGTCTTCGCTGAATTGCGGCAATAAATAGGCTGTGAATTTAGCAAAAGCCACGGCCACGGCGGCAATGGTAGCGGTTTGAATTACGGTGAAAAAACTCCAACCATATAGAAAGCTGATCAGTGGATTATAGGCTTCTTTGAGATAAATATACTGGCCGCCGGCTTTGGGAAACATGGCGCTCAGCTCGCCGTAACTCAATGCGGCCGTGAGCGTCATAAAACCGGTGATGAGCCAAACGAACATGAGCCAGCCGACGCTTCCGGTGTTTCGTGTAATGTCCGCGCTTACAATGAAAATGCCCGATCCGATCATACTGCCGGCAACGAGCATGGTTGCGTCTACGAGACCTAATGTGGGTTTAAATGCGGTTTTTTCCGGGACAGGTTCTACAGACATACAAAGGTTTAGGTTTAAACTTGGCAGAAGTTTCGACTCTTAAAGTACGCTTTTATTTGAAACTATAAAATTTCCACTTTGTTTTAAAGTCACGCATTACAGGCTGATTGATCAATGTGGCCCTTACCATTTCAATGGGCATATTATTTTCCTTCATGATGGCATCGTGGAAATCCTTGTATGTCATTTTTCCACTGTCGACCAGTTCATTTTTCAGGCTCAGGATCTGCAAGCCGCCGATGAGATAGGCCACCTGGTAAAGCGGACTGTAACTGCCTTCGAATGACCGGCGTACTTCGCCTTCCGCATTAGCGCGTTCGTGACCAACCCTATCCACCAGAAAATCAATGCATTGCTGCGGGCCCCACTTGCCTAAATGATAATTGAGCGAAAAAATAATCCGCGCACAACGGTGCATCCGCCAGAACAACATCCCGATCCGCTCCTCGGGTGTTTTGGCAAAACCTTTGTCATACAACAACAATTCCCAATAAAGCGACCAGCCCTCCGTCCAAAACGGCGTCCTGAATTCGCTGCGGTAAGCCTTGTAACGGCTGTTCATATAGTATTGCAAATGATGCCCCGGCACAAGCTCGTGATGCACAGTCGCCCTTGAAAAATAAGGGTTGTTGCCACGCATGCTCATGAGCTTATCCTCATGCTGCATGGTGTTGGTGGGATAGGAAATGATAATGTCGCGGCCACCCAAGAAGAATGGGTTAATGAGCTGACGTTCAGGCGTCATCATCTGCATTCCCCAGGTTTCGTCGGCGATTTCGGGATAGTCGAGCAGGTTGTTGGCAGTGATGAAAGTTTTTGCGTCGTCGTAGAGTTTCAGGATCAATTCGGGCTGCGTTCCGGCTTTTACATAACTGTTTTTGACCTTTTCTTGTGCCTTTTTCCAATCATTTCCAAAGCCCATTTCCTGTGAAGCTTTCAGCAATTCCTTGTCGCACCATGCAAATTCTTTGTTGGCCAAATCAATCAGTTCATCCGGCGTGTAACTGATCATTTCTGCGTCCAGCTGCCGGATTAGCTCATCACGGCCGATGGGAACGCCTTTGATTCCGCTGTTATCGTCTTTCTGGGTTGTGGTCAGCTTGCCTTTGCTTTTGATGGCTTTGGCATAAGCGGTTAATGCGCTGTCTAATGCGTGGTACGGTTCAGGAACCCACCATGAAAACATGGGGTCGTATCCTTTATAAAACTCATAAGTGCTTTTTAATCTGGATTTCAAGCCACTTACCGCCTCTTCGCCGCGTTCTGCGAGTGGCATTTCAATGCTTTCTATTTTCTTGAATGCGTCTGAGGCTGTTTTTACTTCTTTCAAAATATCATTCAGTAGACCTGCAACTGCTTGTCCATCAACGGTTGCACCGCGGCGGCGGCCTTTTTCTAATGCATAAATTTTATCGGCAAAGGGGAAATGTGTCTTTACAGCATTGTATTCTTTTTCTTCTTTGATTAATGTTAATAAATCGTCCTCAATGCTCCGTTTGAGCAAAATATAATCCACTTTTCCATAAATGCTCATGGCATCAAAATCGAGCTTGGCTAATTTTTCAAGATAATTTTGATCCACTTCCCGGAGGCGCTTGCGCTGTTCAGGTGCATTCAAAACACTGATAGGCGCTCCAAAACCGCCTCTTCCACGTTCCATAGGCGAGTAAAAGGAGCGGATTGCACGCGAGTCCTGTCCATATTGAATGATGAGTCCGGCTGTTTCGCTGGTTTGTTCGTAGAGGTTGAATTTGCTTTGGGCAAATGTTTTTGGAAGAAAAAAAGTGGCGCTTATCAAGAAAATAACGCACAAGAAAATGCGATGGTTGAAGTGGTTCATCCAGGTCTGATTAAGGTTTAGAAAAGCTATTCAAACAAAAAACCCGGATCATTCCGGGTTAATTATATCGTTCAGGATTGTAAAGTTTGATATCCGCCGACAATGCAGACTCGTTGGCTAGCTCCGCCACCATCTTGCCCGTGGCAGGTCCGAGGCTGATGCCCATCATGCCATGACCGCCGGCGACGATCAGGTTTTTCAATTTTTTGCTATAACCCAGATAAGGCAGCCCATCCGGAGAACATGGACGGAAACCATACCAAATCCGCTCTTTGGCCGGAACACTCACATTCAGTTCAGGATAATAATTGGGAATGGAGTTCACAATGCCCTCCACGCGGTTCATATTAATGTTGTCATTCACGGCTGCGAGTTCCATTGTCCCGCCGAATCGAACTTTACCATTCATTGGCGTAACGGCGACGCGGGCTTCAATCAGCAATGCGGGATGTTCAATTTTATGCTCCGAATTAGGCTCCATGAACGAATAACCTTTTCCAGGCATGACTGGAATGGATAATCCTGCCAACTTGGAAAGTTCAGGAAGCCAGGTTCCGCCGGTCATGATAACGAGGTCGCCTTCCACTGTTTTGGTTTCAGTTTGAACGCCTTTTATTTCTCCGTTTTTTATATCAAAACCTTTAACCTTTGCATTTAAGATTACTTCCGCGCCTTGTGATTTGATGTATTTCAAAAGCTGCGAAAACAATGCAGTGGGATATAAATGTGCATCGCAATGATAATGCACTGCGCCTATTACATCCAATTGAATGTTCGGTTCAATGGCTTGAACTTGCTCCTTAGTCAGCATTTCAATGTCCAAACCCAGTTTCTGGCCGTCTCTAGCAACGTGGATTTCTTCTTCTCCGGCTTTCTCCGTTTTGTAAAGCATGAGAATGCCTTTTTCTTCCAGACCAAAATCAAAACCATCTTCTTTGTCCAGATCTTCGTAAAGCTGCTTGCTAAGCAAATGATAGTCTCGCAAATAAGGCGCGGCACGTTCTACATTCGCAGGCGTGGCGCTTTTCATGAATTTCAAACCCCAGGAAATCAGTGACCAGTCGAGCGAAGGTTTTACATAAAAAGGGCTTCGGCTGTCGAACATCCATTTGATGCCTTTGGAAATCATGCCGGGAGCCGCCAGCGGAATAAAATGACTTGGAACGATCATTCCAGCATTACCTTGTGAACAATTGTCCGCCAGATCGCCCTTATCAATCAACGTCACTTTCCATCCGCTTTTAAGCAAATAATAAGCCGAAGTCAACCCCATAATCCCGCCGCCAATGATGGTGGCTTTTCCCTTGTTCGTCACGTTCATATTTTGTAAAGCTCCCTAAATCACCTGAAATCCAAATGCATATGGATCTTCCTCGTCGTCGATAATGATTGTATTGTAACCCGTCACCACCGCCCAGCCTTCGATGCCTGGAATAATGGCAGGCTTGTCTCCTATCGTTACTTCGTCCTCAACGGATCCTGTGAATTTGGATCCGATAATACTTTCGTGAATGAACTGATCGCCTTTTTTGAGCTTTCCCTTAGCATGCCATTGCGCCATCCGGGCCGAAGTTCCGGTTCCGCAGGGTGATCTGTCAATAGCTTTATCTCCGTAGAAAACTGCATTGCGGGCTGTTGAAGTCTCGTCCAGAACCGCACCGGCCCATAGAAAGTGGCTCAATCCGTTGATGTGCTCGTTTTCAGGATGGACAAACTTGTATTTTTCGTTCATCCGCGTGCGGCAAACGCGGCTCCAACTGATCAGCTGATCAGCTGTGTAATGCTCGATTCCTTTGAAATTTTCCTGCGGGTCCACAATGGCGTAAAAGTTGCCGCCATAGGAAACATCCACCTTCAATGTGCCCAGTTCAGGACACTCCACTTCGAGGTTCTCGGCTGCTAAAAATGATTTTATATTGATCAGTTTAACAGATTTCACTCTTTTGCCTTCCTGCACATATTCCACCAAAACCAGTCCGGCAGGCGTTTCGAGGCGCAGTTTTCCTGGGATTTTGGGGGTTACCAAACCTTCCTGAATCGCTATGGTGACAGTTCCAATGGTTCCGTGACCGCACAT
Coding sequences:
- a CDS encoding APC family permease, with protein sequence MSVEPVPEKTAFKPTLGLVDATMLVAGSMIGSGIFIVSADITRNTGSVGWLMFVWLITGFMTLTAALSYGELSAMFPKAGGQYIYLKEAYNPLISFLYGWSFFTVIQTATIAAVAVAFAKFTAYLLPQFSEDIVALDLGFLQITPAQLLSIVVIVLLTFINTRGVNSGKIIQTTFTLTKLLSLLGLIVFGLIFMKPEIWAANWDSATMWDMHKLNVDGSIASYTTIAAFGAIAASMVGSIFSSDSWNNVTFIAGEIKNPQRNIGLSLALGTIIVTVIYLLTNVMYTGVLSLQEIAAADKDRVAVSASQVIFGNSGTIIIAVMIMISTFGCNNGLIMSGARVYYSMAKDGLFFSKVGQLNKNSVPEFGLWIQCVIASLWALSGKYGNLLDMISFVVVVFYMLTIVGIFILRKKRPDAERPYKAFGYPFLPIIYIIMGVAFCVLLIIYKPEYTWPGLIIVLLGIPVYYLIARKEIKA
- a CDS encoding DUF885 family protein — protein: MNHFNHRIFLCVIFLISATFFLPKTFAQSKFNLYEQTSETAGLIIQYGQDSRAIRSFYSPMERGRGGFGAPISVLNAPEQRKRLREVDQNYLEKLAKLDFDAMSIYGKVDYILLKRSIEDDLLTLIKEEKEYNAVKTHFPFADKIYALEKGRRRGATVDGQAVAGLLNDILKEVKTASDAFKKIESIEMPLAERGEEAVSGLKSRLKSTYEFYKGYDPMFSWWVPEPYHALDSALTAYAKAIKSKGKLTTTQKDDNSGIKGVPIGRDELIRQLDAEMISYTPDELIDLANKEFAWCDKELLKASQEMGFGNDWKKAQEKVKNSYVKAGTQPELILKLYDDAKTFITANNLLDYPEIADETWGMQMMTPERQLINPFFLGGRDIIISYPTNTMQHEDKLMSMRGNNPYFSRATVHHELVPGHHLQYYMNSRYKAYRSEFRTPFWTEGWSLYWELLLYDKGFAKTPEERIGMLFWRMHRCARIIFSLNYHLGKWGPQQCIDFLVDRVGHERANAEGEVRRSFEGSYSPLYQVAYLIGGLQILSLKNELVDSGKMTYKDFHDAIMKENNMPIEMVRATLINQPVMRDFKTKWKFYSFK
- a CDS encoding NAD(P)/FAD-dependent oxidoreductase, which encodes MNVTNKGKATIIGGGIMGLTSAYYLLKSGWKVTLIDKGDLADNCSQGNAGMIVPSHFIPLAAPGMISKGIKWMFDSRSPFYVKPSLDWSLISWGLKFMKSATPANVERAAPYLRDYHLLSKQLYEDLDKEDGFDFGLEEKGILMLYKTEKAGEEEIHVARDGQKLGLDIEMLTKEQVQAIEPNIQLDVIGAVHYHCDAHLYPTALFSQLLKYIKSQGAEVILNAKVKGFDIKNGEIKGVQTETKTVEGDLVIMTGGTWLPELSKLAGLSIPVMPGKGYSFMEPNSEHKIEHPALLIEARVAVTPMNGKVRFGGTMELAAVNDNINMNRVEGIVNSIPNYYPELNVSVPAKERIWYGFRPCSPDGLPYLGYSKKLKNLIVAGGHGMMGISLGPATGKMVAELANESALSADIKLYNPERYN
- a CDS encoding 4-hydroxyproline epimerase, whose product is MRKTFFCIDAHTCGNPVRVVAGGGPLLQGNSMMERRLHFLKEFDWIRKGLMFEPRGHDMMSGSILYPPVDPANDIGVLYIETSGCLPMCGHGTIGTVTIAIQEGLVTPKIPGKLRLETPAGLVLVEYVQEGKRVKSVKLINIKSFLAAENLEVECPELGTLKVDVSYGGNFYAIVDPQENFKGIEHYTADQLISWSRVCRTRMNEKYKFVHPENEHINGLSHFLWAGAVLDETSTARNAVFYGDKAIDRSPCGTGTSARMAQWHAKGKLKKGDQFIHESIIGSKFTGSVEDEVTIGDKPAIIPGIEGWAVVTGYNTIIIDDEEDPYAFGFQVI